The genomic DNA AGTGAAGATGTAAAAGAGAAGACTGTGTGTGTTGTTGAATCTAGCGTCAAAGGTGTTCAGAGTGAGAAGAAGGAACCATCAGAGAAGAAAACCATAAGGACAGGACATAAAAGCTTGACTACTCCTAAACGTGTTTCTAGTCCTACTAAACAGATTCCTGGTAAGATCAGTACCGGTTTGATGactaagaaaaaagaaactggTTCTGCAGACCTTGAAGCAAAtccaaaaacagagaagaagattattAGGCCTAAGAAGACAGGAGTAAAGGTGAGTCTAGCTCAGCAGCTGACTTTCAAGAAAGGAAAGGTTCTTGATCCGAAACCTGAGGACTCTTCTCCTAAATGGATCAAGTTCAGAAAGAGGGTTGTGCAGGAGCTGAAAACGCAAAccgaaggaaagaagaagagtcttAAAGATAGGAGATTGGGTGTTGAGACGAAGAATGATTCTTGCGAAAGTAGTAAACGTGAGAAGGTTGTTCTGAGGCATCAAAAAgtagaagggaagaagaaaatggtgacATTGTTGAACAGTGTAATTGAGGAGACATTTATTAAGCTCACAAAGGTAAGGAAGAACAAAGTGAAAGCTCTCATTGGTGCTTTTGAAACTGTTATCTCTCTTCAGGACACTCATAAGACATCTCACAAATCAAGTCAAAGCAAGGCCACAACATCTGCGTCTAAGGTTAGACCTTTGGTTTCCGAAGAGTGAAAAGAAACAagacaaaatttaatttgtgCACATATGAACTATTAACATTCAAGACTTTAAACTTCGAGAACAGTAATAATATTCTTGTTACTGTCCTCAAAATAGCAAAAGAGTTTACTATGCACTTTGACCATTACTGAAGTTGATATCAGAGACGATGATGAAGTTGTAAAGCTTTCAAGTTTTATCTTtgcaagtcttttttttttccatactCAAAACAGTTTTTTTACAATCACGATACAACAATCTTTCAAGAAGATATAGCTAGACTAATCTCTTTTCTCGTGATTCAAAGAACTTGAGGGCATGCCTGTATTTACCTTTGTAGTTTGATCAGACTGTTGTCTATAGATCGCTGCAGCCATTTTATTGTAGAGATCCATATTCATTGTCTGCATCATCATAGCCAACAACAGTGAGCTCAAGATTTGAATAGCCTTTCTCGGAAACAGTACTTAAAAGAAGGTTTTACCTGTGCGAAAAAGGCGCTGTAAGGATCAGTTAAAGCGGTTGAAGAACCGTTGGTGCAGTCTCTGTTAGCCATAGTAGGGACCAtcaatggtggaggaggaggaggaggtggaggaggaactAAACCTCCGTAAGCATTGCCACCGCCTCCCATTCCCATACGAGCCATGGTTGCAAGCAACGACATCTGAAActgttgctgctgttgttgttgttgttgttgctgctgttgctgttgctgttggaTGCTGAGAACTGATTGTGGTGGAGGTAGTTGCGGAATCATCATTTGTTGTGGCAAATTGGCTCTTAGGCTCATAAACTGAACTTGTGCTTGTAGCTGTTTCAAATGTGCGATTACATCATCCAAGATTGATACTTTATCCGCCTGAAAATATCCGTATAACATAGAGTTAAAGAAACGGTTTTAGACATAGAAAAATTCTTAAACTTTAAAAGTAGTTTCTTTTAGGATAAATATTTACCTTACTTGCAGTAGGAAGCAGCTTCTGAAGTGTTCTCATCCTCTGGTTGATCCTATCACGTCGTCTCTGCATCAAACTAAGAGTCAGTATTGTTTTTCTAGAAAAGTTCTGTAATTGTTTTATGTATTACCCTTTCAGATTCGTTGTGAATAGCTGCTGCTCGTCCCCTTCGTCCATTAGATCTCCCTGCGTCTCCTCTTGTCTCTTGTTCATCTCCTTCAGTATCTTGAGTTTCCTGTATATAGATCTCTTTGGTTAATTCTTtagtcatctttccaaaaaaagaaaggtggTTTTGATAGTTCTTACCGATCCAGAGCGGACATAGTCTCTGTCGCCGGTTCTAGCTGTCTTTAAGCTCCGACCAGATTCAAAAGACGCCCAAGACATATTAGTACCACTCGCACTTGCAGTCACGCTGTGACCAACTCTATGGCTTTCTTCTTGAACAGCGATCCAACGGTCCATTTCTTGGGGATAACCGCGTTTTCTTGAACAAGATCCGTCTTTGCTCTCGTAATTGTGGTTTGGACCATTTGGACTCTGCAGCTGCAGCTTGCTTGGCTGCTGTAGAGCCGCTTGATGAACCACAGACTCCAAAGTCTCACACCCGTTTAGACTTTGGGACCATATAGGGTCATTCGAGGTGGTTGGTTCGACTTCTTCGCCTAGACCATGGACGGTTAATTGCCCATTTTCCCATGTGAGCTCTTTCACTCCGTAATTCGACCTGAGTcaccaaaaaaaggaaattgtttttgtgttaagagagagagaaagagagtaagAAACAAAGACAGAAGTCTCTTTTTGGTAGAAACAAAGACAGAGGAGAGTTCTTTGTCAGAAACAGAGAGGAGTACATGTGTTACTTAGACCGCACGTTTGCAGAATAAACTGacaataagctttttttttttatgttcttccctttttggctcttcttcttctctctttcttctttgctcGAAAATGTTGtaatcttgtttcttctttgtttggaaACTCTCCACAATCACAGCGACAACTCATGCAATGTATCTGTCTTTGATCCATATTGATGTTATAATAAagagcctctctctctctcttcttgtctCCTCCCTCTCTAAAATGGTCCCTGCAAAACGTCAAATGGTTTTTATGTGGACGGAACACATATGTGTGGCAAAGGATTGTTTGTGTTTTGCCCCTCAAGTCCAGCAACCTCTCTCTTGCCAAAAGAACATAGTAATAGATAAGGGCATTTACGTCATTTTAGTTTCAACCGACTCACATTGAAATCTCTCCATTGCATGCATTGACTACTCGGTAGAAAAGCAAAGCGTGTGATTCACCGATTTAGAAACAACAACATTTCTAATAATAGATTTTCGttattactatttaaaaaatgtcAGTTTCATCGTTATAATATAAACGAAGTTGAAGTATCTATATACATAGAGATgcattaaataatattaaacaagatatatatatatatatatatatattatttattggagTAAACACGTTAGAATCCGAAACTATAGTATGGTATTCGAATGTCAAAAATGAGAGTGAGATGTGAGGTTGATGCATCGACTAGATATTTGATGCAAGTTGCGAGGAATAAATCAATATGTTCTCACTTCTCAGCCTCTTTTAATCTATTCTTTCTCTGTCCATTCCCATCTCACAATCTCAAATCGCCTTGTTCGGGATTTTGACCACATATATATCAATAACAATAGATTCTATTTACGGTTTCTAAGTCGTATTATATTTCCCAATTTTTGATTTCTTGGCAATTCTTGTTTctattgttatttataatagtcTTATGTACTTTGAAAAATTGAGCTTCACTTATTTAATTTCGAATATGGGACCTCATGTGCATCGGTCTAGAAATTACCTGATCATAATACCTAGCTGTCTAGGTAGTTTTGTAAATAGGTAAAAATGGATTGATCTATCTCGACTTTTTTCAATCATTGGTTTAAGTACTTGTGTATCAGACTGGCTACAACctagttgagacttgagaggcTTATAAGCCTTGGTGGTGGTACAAGTTGATATGAATGAAATATATGATGTTgagtcccaaaaaaaaatatatatatatatatatatatatacatatgaaaaatataaagtctagtGAAATGGATAAATACGAGATCACCCTTTTGCATTGAGAGATTTCCCAATCATTTGATGTCACATCAGAATCTTAAGTGATTTCACCCACCCGCTCGAGCTATACGGCCGACAGCTTCAAACTGATGTCATAGTTCTCACACGCGGACAAATATTATTGGAGGGTTAGTTGGGACCAATGTTTATCTGTGAAGTTCATCAGCCAATCAAGTACTCGCATTAGATTCTTGACAGCGAATCCTAACGCTCCTCAGAGTTTATCTGTTCAATAATATAcccttttttttatgtatgttcaAACTCTCTAGTACTATATGAATTAGATTCATTGttcttttgatatttgaatGTGTGGAGATGGAAGGTTTTAGCAAAGTTCGTAACCTATTACCTGTCCTGCAAAAGTATTTATGTGTTACGTTTCTTTCATTTAAAGTTTCTATATTTCTCGAGTCTTACAAGAACACACACAAGTAATAAACAAAGTGAGAGAGATAGCTTTAAAATCTGAAGGAAATCAAAACATCATCTTTGTCAAACTAAGTGAGCTCTAATCTCGTC from Camelina sativa cultivar DH55 chromosome 2, Cs, whole genome shotgun sequence includes the following:
- the LOC104738621 gene encoding transcription factor PIF7 — protein: MSNYGVKELTWENGQLTVHGLGEEVEPTTSNDPIWSQSLNGCETLESVVHQAALQQPSKLQLQSPNGPNHNYESKDGSCSRKRGYPQEMDRWIAVQEESHRVGHSVTASASGTNMSWASFESGRSLKTARTGDRDYVRSGSETQDTEGDEQETRGDAGRSNGRRGRAAAIHNESERRRRDRINQRMRTLQKLLPTASKADKVSILDDVIAHLKQLQAQVQFMSLRANLPQQMMIPQLPPPQSVLSIQQQQQQQQQQQQQQQQQFQMSLLATMARMGMGGGGNAYGGLVPPPPPPPPPPLMVPTMANRDCTNGSSTALTDPYSAFFAQTMNMDLYNKMAAAIYRQQSDQTTKVNTGMPSSSLNHEKRD